AGCAGTGGGGCCTGGGGTGACGCATAAGGTCAGCCTTATGCCTCCGTGTGGGTGTGCTGGCATGCGGGGGTGCGGAAGAAATCCAGCCCCGGCGCTGGAACGGCTATAAACCGCCGTCCGACTGTCACCTGCCCTCGACGTGGACGCGGCAAGACGCCCGCGCGCCGCCGCTGGAGATTCGATGAGCACCCAAGCCGCTGCCGCCGTAGAAACGAAAACACCGCTCCTCAAGTCCCGTCTGGGCTCGTTCCTCGCGGTGGTGCCCCTGTCCGTCTGGGTCGTCAACCACCTGTGGGACAACCTCTCCGCCTTCAACGGCGCGGACGCCTGGCAGAAGTCGGTGACGACCTACGCCAACCCGTTCTCCCAGGTCTTCACGTTCGTCATCGTCCTGCTGCCGCTGCTCATGCACACCGGCTGGGGCATCGTCCGCCTGTTCAGCTTCAAGCCGAACAACGTCCGCTACAACAACTACGGCAACCTCAAGTACATCCTCCAGCGCCTCAGCGCGGTGGGCGTGCTGGCCTTCCTGGGCGCCCACATCTGGCTGGCCTTCCTCTACCCGCGGCTGGTGCTGGGCCACCCGGAGGCGTTCGACGACATCGCCCGGGAGATGCGCTACCACCTCCCCACCCTGGTCGTTTACCTGCTGGGCACGCTGGGCACCTCGTTCCACCTGGCCAACGGCATCCAGGGCTTCGCCATGGGCTGGGGTCTGCTCTCCAGCGAGCGCTCCATGCGCAAGTTCGAGCCCGTGGTCATCATCACGTTCCTCGTCCTCACGGCGATGAGCTGGGCGGTCATCTACGCGCTCTACACCGCGGGCGCCGCCTTCAGCCCCGTGGGCGCCACCCCTCCGTGATGCCCCGCCCCGGCGCCACGCGCGCCGGGGCCTCCAGGTGCTGAAAAGCCCACCGGCCGCCCCCGAGTCTTCCGGGGAGCGGCCGGTTTCATTTCAGGGCACCGAAGGCGTCAGCCGGGGCCGGGACTAGAACGGGATGTCGTCGTCGCCAGGGCCGCCGTTGTGGCCTCCACCGCCCATGTCGTCCGGAGGCGGCTGGCCGTAGTCGTTGTTGTCGCCGCCGCGCTGCTGGGAGAACTGCCGGCGTCCACCGCCACCGCCTCCACCGCCGCCCATGCCGTCTCCGGCGTCACGCCCGCCACCGCCCAGGAACGTCACGGCGTTGGCCACCACCTCGGTGGTGTAGTTCTTCCGGTTCTCCTTGTCCGTCCACTCGCGCGTCTGCAGGCGGCCCTCGACGTAGCACTGCCGTCCCTTCTTCAGGTACTCGCCGCAGAGCTCCGCGAGCTTTCCCCAGACGACGATGCGGTGCCACTCGGTCCGCTCC
This genomic window from Myxococcus hansupus contains:
- a CDS encoding succinate dehydrogenase gives rise to the protein MSTQAAAAVETKTPLLKSRLGSFLAVVPLSVWVVNHLWDNLSAFNGADAWQKSVTTYANPFSQVFTFVIVLLPLLMHTGWGIVRLFSFKPNNVRYNNYGNLKYILQRLSAVGVLAFLGAHIWLAFLYPRLVLGHPEAFDDIAREMRYHLPTLVVYLLGTLGTSFHLANGIQGFAMGWGLLSSERSMRKFEPVVIITFLVLTAMSWAVIYALYTAGAAFSPVGATPP
- a CDS encoding single-stranded DNA-binding protein; amino-acid sequence: MAGGVNKVILIGNLGADPEVRFTPGGQAVANFRIATSESWVDKNGQKQERTEWHRIVVWGKLAELCGEYLKKGRQCYVEGRLQTREWTDKENRKNYTTEVVANAVTFLGGGGRDAGDGMGGGGGGGGGRRQFSQQRGGDNNDYGQPPPDDMGGGGHNGGPGDDDIPF